A genomic region of Mitsuaria sp. 7 contains the following coding sequences:
- a CDS encoding nuclear transport factor 2 family protein gives MNNAATVSLEQRLAAMEDRLAIYNLIASHPLSADTGHGPFFPEVYTEDAVFDRGSAAPGAVGREQLVALVESAAHKQAIAGGLAHFGNLPYVELDGDTARVTSYLMLIRFQGDSPETELANHGLSRGHQVFRVLVNRWLVVRTAHGWRIKSRTLHPMDGSEPAQALLQEVVVRPPLSPSAARPGQASPEPSGS, from the coding sequence ATGAACAATGCAGCAACCGTTTCCCTCGAGCAACGCCTGGCCGCGATGGAGGACAGGCTCGCCATCTACAACCTGATCGCCTCTCACCCGCTGAGTGCCGACACCGGCCATGGCCCGTTCTTTCCGGAGGTGTACACGGAGGATGCCGTGTTCGACCGCGGCAGCGCGGCACCCGGCGCCGTCGGCCGCGAACAGTTGGTCGCCCTCGTGGAGAGCGCCGCGCACAAGCAGGCCATCGCGGGCGGTCTGGCCCACTTCGGCAACCTGCCCTACGTGGAGCTGGACGGGGACACGGCCCGGGTCACGTCCTACCTGATGCTCATCCGATTCCAAGGGGACAGCCCTGAAACGGAACTGGCCAATCACGGACTTTCCCGCGGCCATCAGGTATTCCGGGTGCTGGTGAACCGCTGGCTCGTCGTGCGTACGGCACACGGCTGGCGGATCAAGAGTCGGACCCTGCATCCGATGGATGGGAGCGAACCGGCACAAGCCCTGTTGCAGGAGGTCGTCGTACGGCCGCCGCTCAGCCCATCGGCCGCAAGGCCAGGCCAAGCTTCGCCAGAGCCCTCCGGCTCCTGA
- a CDS encoding GAF domain-containing protein — MKLPMPDPEFKLGGSFDMSPLQLGYASARPSLRGDLLADLSPPQAPRLRMDLPLAALAQVPLGIARVDRLGRLTYANPTMLTIAGIEDWDGITVLDLFEGKDLDAVLDGLRRRIELREGDQYEVHLRKRSDHSRVPISITAFPETTDDGEVQGTLAFVRDLTLDKATQQIVTHVESISRTKELIDAVSDVLRPLVPFDLLQVLRLNKSRTHLRTIYPDCITEERSYRWWHIPHAMRHLLESRTPLVINDLPAWYADQRLKGLPPDEAIQQFLQQGYTGTLSLPVFQDKGQVASVVLCRKGHVPFTEQEVLIAERLPLTEAVSVAQRNETESDLNFLIQLIHDIAGAYDSVQNVAQTVVKRIAEHYGWDYVSIHRVEESQGKIHMIAQTARTPALMSELFELDIACGVIGSVYRDRTAALISDVASDPKYKSLFVAHRKTVTRSELCVPIGKDAHWLLNVEDEKMQAFCPEDQSSLEKVATSLEALLRRTQDYNYRKAVVDNAKDAILLVNPGNVIVDANEAAAELLRKRKAELIGSPIGIYFHDPKRAAVVLEGDTFVNHGALMQRPGTDGNPETVQVLLSVAMLPEDSPGRVFIASDLSSFVRADELELARDLFREISGQVKTPMSLAIAWLRRFAQQSVPLSVDLPEKVIQQLQKAELTLDRMLLIERGGRTGPHFPTLLPLDDVITQSLDDLPERERQAVDQVSAAPQGWVRADAFELRYCVLTVVAYLLRLAANARRIELRTWQDGDQVHLDIGGTADALQTSDFEANCRGGQAVAELALGSQTLAEIVSRNGGQFQERRDGDRATFSFSFPRSLSGGLP; from the coding sequence ATGAAGCTACCGATGCCGGATCCTGAATTCAAGCTCGGCGGATCGTTTGACATGAGCCCGCTTCAACTAGGTTACGCCTCTGCACGGCCTAGCCTGCGCGGCGACCTGCTGGCCGACCTGTCACCGCCGCAGGCCCCCCGCCTGCGCATGGACCTGCCACTGGCCGCCTTGGCCCAAGTGCCGCTGGGTATTGCTCGGGTGGATCGGCTGGGGCGCTTGACCTATGCAAATCCCACCATGTTGACCATCGCAGGAATCGAGGACTGGGATGGCATCACAGTGCTGGACCTCTTCGAAGGCAAAGACCTGGATGCCGTGCTTGACGGCCTGCGCCGCCGCATCGAACTGCGCGAGGGCGATCAATACGAAGTCCATCTCAGAAAGCGGAGTGATCACTCCCGTGTGCCCATCTCGATCACTGCCTTCCCAGAGACGACGGATGACGGCGAAGTGCAGGGCACGTTAGCGTTCGTGCGCGACCTCACCCTGGATAAAGCTACCCAGCAGATCGTCACTCACGTGGAGAGCATTTCCAGGACGAAGGAACTGATCGATGCTGTCTCGGACGTCCTGCGGCCTTTGGTTCCGTTCGACCTTCTCCAGGTACTGAGACTCAACAAGTCACGCACTCACCTGCGCACTATCTATCCGGACTGCATTACCGAGGAGCGGAGCTACCGCTGGTGGCACATTCCCCATGCGATGCGCCATCTGCTGGAGAGTCGTACTCCGCTGGTGATCAATGACCTACCGGCGTGGTATGCGGACCAGCGTCTCAAAGGGCTTCCGCCGGACGAGGCCATCCAGCAGTTCCTGCAGCAAGGCTACACAGGAACACTCAGCCTGCCGGTGTTCCAGGATAAGGGACAGGTGGCGAGCGTCGTGCTTTGCCGTAAAGGGCACGTTCCCTTCACTGAACAGGAGGTCCTCATCGCGGAGCGCCTGCCGCTGACCGAAGCGGTTAGCGTCGCGCAGCGCAACGAGACGGAAAGCGATCTGAATTTCCTGATCCAGTTGATCCACGACATCGCGGGCGCCTACGACTCCGTGCAGAACGTGGCCCAGACGGTGGTGAAGCGTATCGCCGAGCACTACGGCTGGGACTATGTCTCCATCCACCGGGTCGAGGAGTCCCAAGGAAAGATCCACATGATCGCCCAGACGGCCAGGACGCCAGCGCTCATGTCAGAGCTGTTCGAACTCGACATCGCGTGTGGCGTTATCGGCAGCGTCTATCGTGACCGCACAGCCGCGCTCATCAGCGATGTAGCGTCAGATCCGAAGTACAAGAGTCTCTTTGTCGCGCATCGCAAGACGGTCACCCGCTCAGAGCTATGCGTGCCGATCGGCAAGGATGCGCATTGGCTGCTCAATGTGGAAGACGAGAAGATGCAGGCCTTCTGTCCGGAGGACCAGAGCAGCCTGGAGAAGGTCGCCACCTCGCTGGAGGCCCTGCTCCGCCGCACGCAGGACTACAACTACCGAAAGGCAGTGGTCGACAATGCCAAGGACGCCATCCTGCTGGTGAATCCGGGCAACGTCATTGTGGATGCTAACGAGGCGGCAGCGGAACTGCTGCGCAAGCGCAAGGCCGAGTTGATAGGTAGCCCTATTGGTATCTACTTCCACGACCCGAAGCGGGCCGCCGTCGTGTTGGAAGGCGACACCTTCGTCAATCATGGCGCGCTCATGCAACGCCCCGGCACCGATGGCAACCCAGAGACCGTCCAGGTGCTGCTGTCCGTGGCTATGCTGCCGGAAGACAGCCCCGGGCGCGTGTTCATCGCCAGCGACCTTTCGAGTTTCGTGCGCGCTGACGAATTAGAGCTGGCACGCGACCTCTTCCGCGAGATCAGCGGGCAGGTCAAGACACCAATGTCGCTTGCCATCGCCTGGTTGCGTCGTTTCGCCCAGCAGTCTGTACCGTTGAGCGTAGATCTCCCGGAAAAGGTTATCCAACAGCTCCAAAAGGCCGAACTCACGCTGGACCGCATGCTGTTGATCGAACGAGGCGGGCGAACGGGACCGCACTTTCCCACGCTTCTCCCGCTGGACGATGTCATCACTCAGTCGCTGGACGACCTGCCCGAGCGGGAACGCCAGGCGGTTGACCAAGTCAGTGCGGCGCCGCAGGGCTGGGTGCGTGCGGACGCTTTTGAACTTCGATATTGCGTGCTGACCGTGGTGGCTTACCTGTTGAGACTGGCGGCTAACGCACGTCGTATTGAGTTGCGTACTTGGCAGGACGGCGATCAGGTCCATCTGGACATTGGCGGCACTGCGGATGCGTTGCAGACATCGGACTTTGAGGCTAATTGCCGCGGTGGTCAGGCTGTGGCCGAACTTGCTCTGGGGAGCCAGACCTTGGCGGAGATCGTCTCCCGCAATGGCGGCCAATTCCAGGAACGGCGCGATGGCGATCGCGCGACCTTCTCCTTCTCATTTCCACGGTCGCTTTCCGGGGGGTTGCCATGA
- a CDS encoding CHAT domain-containing protein — MLPDLTRLMTSSRSESLLTLERNFFVVELAENDGLTHADALALMDAHPSAAWFLLRWWKQGDYQQTVLRRQHLRAFLDADRRHRDRPLAMRLGFAPPPLAPVHDLQSYEAAGDVGAVVVDEDRVPVGVSVPRRPSTRGGWLPQPDLYKADAVGRMASSDDESAAAPYRLDAAIPVEVRVGDTTTLVVTLDRVECAESFLGDIDLRPDQPLEISVQGDPQLQPVNGNSEMLVVPATETFRAVRFEFKAINVGPARIRVFAFRDGVSVARILVGVNVVLPHEAPQQLQIREIISLPSSSAGPQPDLRLLVMESPRGLRFQLRGADGMAEDYPPSTLNDLPMRMRDFVGAIEGLSIGTPAAAQDALRKLEVWGADLFNQLIPESLQSLLWKHQGAGTLTLQICSDDGWIPWEACRLVKKDASGHIVEGPFLAEAFAMTRWLHGGPAPSTFRLSRCALVVPGDSRLATSRRERDFYLALAVNGRTVTEVTPRYLPLTRALEAGTFDAWHFCGHANAGAQQQGDRATLRLEGNETMTASLFAGTVENALIPRPFIFFNACQSALGGSGLTGVGGWAHRFIRPNRERHGAAVFIGTYWSVYDEAAHAFATALYKELQQGLPIGAAVLQARRQARNQRTGDQPCDPLSWLAYTVYADPLAKLEVLHEATDAGS, encoded by the coding sequence ATGTTGCCTGATCTGACGAGGCTGATGACGTCCTCGCGGTCAGAGTCTCTACTGACCTTGGAACGCAACTTCTTTGTCGTTGAGCTGGCCGAGAACGACGGGTTGACCCACGCAGACGCGCTGGCGCTGATGGACGCCCATCCTTCGGCCGCTTGGTTCTTGCTGCGTTGGTGGAAGCAAGGCGACTATCAGCAGACCGTTCTGCGCCGGCAGCACCTTCGCGCGTTCCTCGACGCTGACAGGCGACATAGGGACCGTCCACTGGCGATGCGCCTAGGCTTCGCTCCGCCTCCCCTGGCACCCGTGCACGATCTCCAGAGCTACGAGGCCGCCGGAGACGTTGGCGCAGTCGTCGTGGACGAAGACAGAGTTCCCGTCGGGGTGAGCGTCCCACGCCGTCCGAGCACGAGGGGCGGCTGGCTACCGCAGCCAGATCTCTACAAGGCGGATGCAGTAGGGAGAATGGCATCATCGGACGATGAATCCGCCGCGGCCCCTTACCGCCTGGATGCAGCCATTCCTGTGGAGGTCCGCGTCGGCGATACGACCACCCTAGTGGTCACGCTTGACCGCGTCGAGTGCGCCGAGTCCTTCCTCGGCGATATCGACTTGCGCCCGGATCAGCCTCTGGAGATCAGCGTCCAAGGCGATCCCCAGCTACAGCCAGTGAACGGCAATTCCGAAATGCTCGTCGTGCCGGCTACGGAGACTTTCCGAGCCGTGCGTTTTGAGTTCAAGGCCATAAACGTTGGCCCGGCCAGGATCAGGGTGTTTGCCTTCCGCGACGGCGTCTCCGTGGCCCGAATCCTTGTTGGAGTCAACGTGGTGCTGCCCCACGAAGCACCGCAGCAACTCCAGATTCGGGAAATCATCTCACTGCCCTCGTCATCAGCCGGCCCACAACCCGATCTGCGTCTGCTCGTGATGGAGTCCCCGAGGGGGCTGCGCTTCCAATTGCGCGGCGCCGACGGCATGGCCGAGGACTACCCGCCATCGACCCTCAACGACCTTCCCATGCGCATGCGCGATTTCGTTGGCGCCATCGAAGGACTTTCCATCGGCACGCCGGCGGCGGCGCAGGACGCCTTGCGCAAATTGGAGGTATGGGGCGCGGACCTCTTCAACCAACTGATTCCCGAGTCGTTGCAGTCGCTGCTCTGGAAGCATCAGGGTGCAGGAACACTCACGCTCCAGATCTGCTCGGACGACGGCTGGATTCCCTGGGAAGCCTGCCGCCTAGTCAAGAAAGATGCCAGCGGTCATATCGTAGAAGGGCCTTTCCTGGCCGAGGCCTTTGCCATGACACGCTGGCTTCACGGCGGTCCGGCCCCCTCCACCTTTCGTCTCTCCCGCTGTGCGCTTGTAGTGCCCGGAGACAGCCGCCTTGCCACCTCCCGGCGGGAGCGCGACTTTTACCTGGCGCTAGCGGTCAACGGCCGGACGGTGACCGAGGTCACCCCGCGATACCTGCCATTGACGCGTGCGCTGGAGGCCGGCACCTTTGACGCGTGGCACTTCTGCGGGCACGCCAACGCCGGGGCGCAGCAGCAGGGCGACCGCGCGACCCTCCGGCTGGAAGGCAACGAGACCATGACCGCAAGCCTGTTCGCCGGCACGGTGGAGAACGCGCTGATTCCGCGGCCTTTTATCTTCTTCAATGCGTGCCAGAGCGCGCTCGGCGGCAGCGGTCTCACCGGCGTCGGCGGTTGGGCTCACCGGTTCATCCGCCCCAACCGCGAACGCCATGGTGCGGCGGTGTTCATCGGCACCTATTGGTCGGTGTATGACGAGGCGGCACATGCCTTCGCCACAGCCTTGTACAAAGAACTCCAGCAAGGGCTGCCGATCGGCGCGGCAGTCCTGCAGGCCAGACGCCAGGCGCGCAACCAGCGCACCGGCGATCAACCTTGCGACCCTCTGAGCTGGTTGGCCTACACGGTCTACGCCGATCCTTTGGCCAAATTGGAGGTTCTTCATGAAGCTACCGATGCCGGATCCTGA
- a CDS encoding RICIN domain-containing protein has translation MAFRILMIRAACAAAVLVANLAQAIEPTAQYPGAAPGATRFLDKDELLAGFDDPAWFKHNIPFLDVPDAQIQQIYYFRWQSYKGHLVYTGSVYGWLSSEFLEPVDYGAPYGGISAAAGHHINEGRWLRNHQYVKDIVHYWLNGPGQFSKPMNESVNKDTSDWAHEYSFWAATSVWQVALATGDRQFAINALPHLVRHYRGYDTHFNATLGLYWQVPVWDATEYTPASYESSDPYHGGAGYRPTINAYQYGDARAIAAIARLAGNTALAEEYNGRASALQTAMNSRLWDSRAKFYFHMHRDDNPAHKLLTTRELQGFVPWMFHVPTPAQTPAMAQLLAPQGFKAPFGPTTAERRSKWFNHEVDKGCCRWNGPSWPYETAQVLTAVANLLIDYPKQSTITAADYVELLHTYAATQYRDGEPYVAEAHDADADRWLYDSPNHSEDYNHSTFVDNVISGLIGVRGQAGDAVRIKPLAPASWDYFLLENTPYHGHNLTVLWDRTGKRYGQGAGFKVYVDGVLAAARGLPTAVTVAVPRPLLQDNRDGVVNLAANTQKFSHGAQPFASFTGPKDSPWKATDGIVFRTGLPQNSRWTSSGSPHAVDDVGVDFQRPATLSEVRLTFYDDQAGVRLPANFDLQYWDGKTWLDIPGQTRSAVTPNAAVSITFPKLTASKLRVSAPNGSGTGWGLSELQAFGKPVFQFVNVDSGGPMVAAMSTSRATGAPAAESVWELVDAGAGWFKIRGVTTGDVLSAGARTKSGQKVGTTAELARDGDAEHLHWALVDAGGGQFKIRNRLSGQLLGQQSHHLVMSPDAGVPDQLWKPYSAADSRP, from the coding sequence ATGGCTTTCCGCATCCTGATGATCCGCGCCGCCTGCGCCGCAGCAGTCCTGGTGGCCAACCTGGCGCAGGCCATCGAGCCCACCGCGCAGTACCCGGGGGCTGCGCCCGGGGCCACCCGGTTCCTTGACAAGGATGAGTTGCTGGCCGGGTTCGACGACCCGGCCTGGTTCAAGCACAACATCCCGTTCCTGGACGTGCCCGACGCCCAGATTCAGCAGATCTACTACTTCCGCTGGCAGTCCTACAAGGGGCATCTGGTCTACACCGGATCGGTCTACGGCTGGCTGTCGTCGGAGTTCCTGGAGCCCGTGGACTACGGCGCGCCTTACGGCGGCATCTCTGCCGCCGCGGGTCATCACATCAACGAAGGCCGCTGGCTGCGCAACCACCAGTATGTGAAGGACATCGTCCACTACTGGCTCAACGGGCCAGGACAGTTCTCCAAGCCCATGAACGAGAGCGTCAACAAGGACACGTCGGACTGGGCGCACGAGTACAGCTTCTGGGCGGCCACTTCGGTCTGGCAGGTGGCGCTCGCCACGGGCGATCGGCAGTTCGCGATCAACGCCCTGCCCCACCTGGTCCGCCACTACCGGGGGTACGACACGCACTTCAACGCGACGCTCGGCTTGTACTGGCAGGTCCCGGTCTGGGACGCCACCGAATACACGCCGGCCTCGTATGAATCGAGCGATCCGTACCACGGAGGCGCCGGTTATCGACCCACGATCAACGCCTACCAGTACGGAGACGCACGCGCCATCGCGGCGATTGCCCGGCTGGCGGGCAACACGGCCTTGGCCGAGGAATACAACGGTCGGGCCTCCGCGTTGCAGACGGCCATGAACTCGCGTCTGTGGGACAGCCGAGCGAAGTTCTACTTCCACATGCATCGCGACGACAACCCGGCGCACAAGCTGCTGACGACACGCGAGCTGCAGGGTTTCGTGCCATGGATGTTCCACGTGCCCACGCCGGCACAGACGCCGGCGATGGCGCAGCTGCTGGCCCCCCAGGGGTTCAAGGCCCCGTTCGGACCGACCACGGCCGAGCGGCGCAGCAAGTGGTTCAACCACGAGGTCGACAAAGGCTGCTGCCGCTGGAACGGTCCGTCATGGCCCTACGAGACGGCCCAAGTCCTGACCGCCGTGGCCAATCTGCTGATCGACTACCCGAAGCAATCCACGATCACGGCGGCTGACTATGTCGAGCTGCTGCACACCTATGCCGCGACGCAGTACCGCGATGGCGAGCCGTACGTGGCCGAGGCCCACGATGCCGACGCCGACCGATGGCTCTACGACAGCCCCAACCACAGCGAGGACTACAACCATTCGACCTTCGTCGACAACGTGATCTCCGGCCTCATCGGCGTGCGCGGGCAGGCGGGCGATGCCGTGCGGATCAAGCCGCTCGCGCCCGCATCCTGGGATTACTTCCTGCTGGAGAACACGCCCTATCACGGGCACAACCTCACCGTGCTCTGGGACCGCACCGGCAAGCGGTATGGCCAGGGGGCCGGGTTCAAGGTGTATGTCGATGGCGTGCTGGCCGCCGCGCGCGGGCTGCCCACCGCCGTGACGGTCGCAGTCCCCAGGCCGCTGCTGCAGGACAACCGCGACGGCGTCGTCAACCTCGCCGCCAACACGCAGAAGTTCAGCCACGGCGCGCAGCCCTTCGCGAGCTTCACCGGTCCCAAGGACAGCCCGTGGAAGGCCACCGACGGCATCGTGTTCCGCACCGGCTTGCCGCAGAACAGCCGCTGGACGTCCAGCGGCAGCCCCCACGCGGTCGACGACGTCGGAGTGGACTTCCAGCGACCGGCGACGCTCAGCGAGGTGCGCCTCACCTTCTACGACGACCAGGCCGGCGTGCGTCTGCCCGCCAACTTCGATCTGCAGTACTGGGACGGCAAGACCTGGCTCGACATCCCCGGCCAGACTCGATCCGCGGTGACGCCGAACGCGGCCGTGTCCATCACCTTTCCCAAACTCACCGCGTCGAAGCTGCGGGTGAGCGCGCCCAACGGCAGCGGTACCGGCTGGGGACTGAGCGAACTGCAAGCCTTCGGCAAGCCGGTGTTCCAGTTCGTCAACGTGGACAGCGGGGGGCCGATGGTCGCAGCGATGTCGACGTCGCGGGCCACAGGCGCCCCAGCGGCCGAGTCGGTGTGGGAACTGGTGGATGCCGGTGCCGGGTGGTTCAAGATTCGCGGCGTCACCACCGGCGACGTCCTGAGTGCGGGCGCAAGAACCAAGAGTGGACAGAAGGTCGGGACGACCGCCGAGTTGGCCAGGGATGGGGATGCCGAGCATCTTCACTGGGCGCTGGTCGACGCCGGCGGCGGCCAGTTCAAGATCCGCAACCGCCTCAGCGGTCAGTTGCTTGGTCAGCAGTCCCACCATCTGGTCATGTCGCCCGACGCCGGCGTTCCCGATCAGCTCTGGAAACCGTACTCGGCTGCCGACTCTAGGCCCTGA
- a CDS encoding alpha/beta hydrolase, whose amino-acid sequence MTDQKPGIALGARTIPFPRSISEEARGALERLVGEDGIPLYARHEMPAPDDVASWMKMKAAAGAQYAAAMSRLAGTLHSTIETRQVLGATLHVATPHQAFDQRVALIDLHGGALVFGGGEACQVGARRQADLHGVACYGVDYRMPPEHPYPAALDDCVVAYRHVLDQHLPEQIVIIGRSAGGNLAAALLLRCREEGLPMPAGLVLLSPEVDLTESGDSFQTHQMVDVVLPRSLMSNNLLYANGADLADPHLSPLFGDLRGFPPTFLQCGTRDLFLSNTVRMHRALRQAGVDAELHVFEAMPHGGFQGGTAEDQELDREVQRFIRARVPPALQP is encoded by the coding sequence ATGACCGACCAGAAGCCAGGCATCGCGCTCGGCGCAAGAACCATCCCGTTCCCCAGGTCCATCAGCGAAGAGGCCCGAGGGGCTCTCGAACGCCTGGTGGGCGAAGACGGCATTCCTTTGTATGCGCGTCATGAGATGCCCGCCCCCGACGACGTCGCCTCGTGGATGAAGATGAAGGCCGCAGCGGGTGCGCAATATGCGGCCGCCATGAGCAGGCTCGCAGGCACCCTGCATTCAACGATAGAGACCCGCCAGGTCCTGGGAGCGACCCTCCATGTCGCCACGCCGCATCAGGCATTCGACCAGCGCGTGGCATTGATCGACCTGCACGGCGGTGCGCTGGTGTTTGGCGGTGGTGAAGCCTGCCAGGTCGGCGCGCGCCGCCAGGCCGACCTGCACGGTGTCGCGTGCTATGGCGTCGACTACCGCATGCCGCCCGAGCACCCTTATCCCGCGGCGCTGGACGACTGCGTCGTCGCCTACCGCCACGTGCTGGATCAGCATCTCCCTGAGCAGATCGTCATCATCGGCAGGTCAGCCGGCGGCAACCTGGCTGCCGCCTTGCTGCTTCGGTGCCGGGAGGAAGGCCTCCCGATGCCGGCCGGCCTTGTGCTGCTGTCTCCAGAGGTGGACCTGACCGAATCCGGGGACAGCTTCCAGACCCATCAGATGGTCGACGTCGTGCTTCCGCGCTCGCTCATGTCGAACAACCTGCTCTACGCCAACGGCGCGGACCTGGCCGATCCCCACCTGTCGCCGCTGTTCGGGGATCTCCGCGGCTTTCCGCCGACTTTCCTGCAGTGCGGGACCCGCGACCTGTTCCTCTCCAACACCGTGCGGATGCATCGGGCCCTGCGCCAGGCGGGCGTGGACGCCGAGCTGCACGTCTTTGAAGCGATGCCGCACGGTGGCTTCCAGGGCGGCACGGCCGAAGACCAGGAGCTGGACCGGGAGGTTCAGCGCTTCATCCGCGCGCGCGTACCTCCCGCGCTTCAACCCTGA
- a CDS encoding NAD-dependent epimerase/dehydratase family protein: MTGGSGYVAGWVIARLLDDGHDVRATLRDPTKAQAVRANIAGVATDTDRLEFVAADLLDDAGWDEAMHGVRHVAHVASPVMALPGVDTIAVAVEGTKRVLEAAARAGVERVVVTSSAAAASAGDGSSRAADEQDWTDPRGEGVGTYAASKTLAELAAWDFVREHPTGPKVATILPGFVLGPMLGTNASATLSLVSQMLTGKMPAVARLGFSMIDVRDLAALHALVLTDAQGMGERWIAGADFLWLSDVAALLKSELGGVASKVPTRTMPDWLVHLFALINTPMKPLLPDLGKRRAVSSAKAARLLGWHPRAAREAILATAESVIQHGRL, translated from the coding sequence GTGACCGGCGGCTCGGGCTATGTCGCCGGCTGGGTGATCGCCCGGCTGCTCGACGACGGTCATGACGTGCGTGCCACCCTGCGCGACCCGACAAAGGCACAGGCCGTGCGGGCCAACATCGCCGGCGTGGCGACTGATACGGACCGGCTCGAATTCGTGGCTGCCGACCTTCTCGACGACGCAGGTTGGGATGAGGCGATGCACGGCGTCCGGCATGTCGCGCACGTCGCCTCTCCCGTCATGGCGCTCCCCGGCGTGGACACGATCGCAGTCGCTGTGGAGGGCACGAAGCGCGTGCTCGAAGCGGCAGCGCGAGCTGGTGTCGAACGCGTCGTCGTCACCTCGTCGGCGGCCGCGGCGAGCGCCGGAGACGGATCCTCACGCGCCGCCGATGAACAGGACTGGACAGACCCTCGCGGAGAAGGTGTGGGCACCTATGCAGCATCCAAGACCTTGGCGGAACTCGCCGCGTGGGATTTCGTTCGCGAGCATCCGACCGGACCGAAGGTGGCCACCATCCTGCCCGGCTTCGTGTTGGGGCCGATGCTGGGAACGAATGCCAGTGCGACCCTGAGCCTGGTGAGCCAGATGCTCACTGGCAAGATGCCGGCGGTCGCCAGGCTCGGCTTCTCGATGATCGACGTGCGTGATCTCGCTGCGCTGCACGCGCTGGTGCTCACCGATGCCCAGGGAATGGGCGAGCGCTGGATCGCAGGCGCGGACTTCCTCTGGCTTTCGGATGTCGCCGCCTTGTTGAAGTCGGAGTTGGGCGGCGTCGCATCGAAGGTGCCGACACGCACCATGCCCGACTGGCTGGTCCATCTGTTCGCGCTCATCAATACGCCGATGAAACCGCTGCTTCCGGATCTGGGAAAGCGCCGGGCAGTGTCTTCGGCGAAGGCCGCGCGCCTCCTTGGCTGGCATCCGAGGGCGGCACGGGAGGCCATCCTGGCAACGGCGGAAAGTGTGATCCAGCACGGGCGACTCTGA
- a CDS encoding helix-turn-helix domain-containing protein encodes MKLGGRNIPSDTCRLVGDILGQIGNKWSILIMVLLSDQPWTFNALRREIGVITQKMLTSTLRGLERDGFVSRTILPGSVVRVEYQLTRLGREALQPMNALATFALSRKDAVLASRRAYDDA; translated from the coding sequence ATGAAACTGGGTGGGCGGAACATCCCCTCCGATACCTGTCGGCTGGTCGGCGACATCCTCGGCCAGATCGGCAACAAGTGGTCGATCCTGATCATGGTGCTGCTCTCGGATCAGCCGTGGACCTTCAACGCGTTGCGGCGGGAGATCGGCGTCATCACGCAGAAGATGCTGACCTCGACATTGCGAGGCCTTGAGCGCGACGGTTTTGTGAGCCGGACGATCCTTCCAGGATCCGTCGTGCGTGTGGAATACCAGTTGACGCGTCTTGGTCGTGAAGCGCTGCAGCCCATGAACGCACTGGCGACCTTCGCGCTCTCCAGGAAGGACGCCGTATTGGCGTCGCGTCGCGCGTATGACGATGCATGA